The Thermococcus sp. genomic interval TTCGTCCACGAAAAGCTCTTCCCCGACTGGAGAAAGCCGGCAAAAGAGCTTTACAGCCTCTGCGGTGTTGAGGAATGAGAAAGCTCGCCCTCATAGTCCTGCCATCACTCGCGGTATTCCTCGGAATCTTCGTGGGGAGTTATCCAACCAATCCCCTCCATCTAACTCAGGGAGCCGTAACGATAATCCGGGAAATCAGACTTCCAAGGACTCTGATGGGCATCTCAGCGGGAATAGCTCTCTCGTTGGGTGGCATGACCCTACAGGCCGTTTTTCGAAATCCCCTGGTTGATACCTACATCCTCGGCGTTTCCTCCGGGGTGGCCTTAGGTGCAGCAATAGCCGTTGCCTTCCTGCCTTCCGCGGGAGTAGCTCCGCTCGCTCTTATCTTCGGCCTTCTCGCGGTTTTTCTCGCCTACTGGATGGCAAGGATAAACGGCAGGGTTTCCACAGTTTCCCTGATTCTCGCGGGGATAATCGTTACCGCACTCTTCTCGGCACTGCTTTCGCTCCTCGAGCTCCTCCTTCCGAGCGAGAGTTTATCAGCCCTTGTGGTATGGCTGATGGGAAGTCTATCAAGCGCAACTTGGAAAACTGTTGCTTACTCACTCCCCGGCGTTGTTCTCTTAGCGTTCTTCCTCTTCCTCCTTCGCTGGAACCTCAACGCGATGAGCCTTGGGGATGAGGCGGAACTTTTGGGCCTAAACGTTCACCTGTGGAGGGGCCTTTTCGTCTTCATCTCGGCCCTGATGACCACACTCGTCGTTTCCTTCACCGGGATAATCGGCTGGGTTGGATTAATTGTTCCCCACATAGCGAGGATGCTCGTCGGCCCGGAGCACTCAAGACTAATCCCCGCGACAATCTCAATAGGAATAACGGTGATGGTCTTAGCGGATGTCGTCGTTAGACTTCTCCCCGGCAATGTTCCCGTAGGGATAATAACGACCCTCGTCGGTGTTCCATTCTTCGGGTATCTTCTCAGAAAGACCGGAGGTGGGTGGAGTTGAGGATTCTCATAGTTTACACAACCCGTTATGGAACGACGGAAAAGGCCGTTGGTCTGGCTAAAAAGCTCTTTGAGGAGAGAAATCATGATGTTGAAGTTGCCCATGTTGAGGAAAACCCATCGGCCGTTAATTACGACCTTGTGGTTCTCGCTGCTCCCGTTTACCGCGACGGCCCGCACTGGGATTTGATGGAGTGGGTTGAGAAGCACAGGGAGGAGCTTGAGGACGTTCCAAAGGCATTCTTTCTGGTTGCGATGCATTTAGCGGGTTCGGTCTTCATGGGGAAGCTACACGGCGGAATAGCCTATGCTCAGCCATTGATAGAGGCCTTCGAAATTCCGCCCTTCTACGGGACGCTAATCGGCGGTGAGGTAAACCCGGATAAGCTGAGCGAGGAAGACAGGAAAAAGATGGTCAGGTTCTACGCGGTCCTCGGTGAAAAGCTTGAGAAAAAGAGCCTCTTCAACGAGAAAGACATCGAGGCGTTCGTGAGGAGGGTTTTGCTCTACTACGACTGGTTCGGGAAGCACTTCAAACGGGGCGAGGTTGAAAAGGCCAAGAACTTCGATTTCATGGAGAAGGTGAGGGAGCTTGAAAGGGCTATGGGCTGAGGAGGTATCTTACTCCTACGGGGACTTCGGAATAGAGGGTGTTAGCCTTAAGGTTAATCCGGGTGAGCTTGTGGCGTTAATAGGGCCTAACGGAGCGGGTAAGAGCACCCTGCTTAAGCTAATCTATGGAACGCTGAGGCCACATGAAGGGCGGGTTTTGGTTGATGGGAGGGACGTCCACAGGCTCTCGCCAAGGGAGAGGGCAAAGCTCATCGGCTTCGTTCCTCAAACTCACGTTCCGACCTTTCCATTCAGGGTTCTGGACTTTCTCCTCCTTGGAGCTACTCCCGAACTGGGAACCTTCAGCGCCCCGGGTAAGAA includes:
- a CDS encoding iron ABC transporter permease; its protein translation is MRKLALIVLPSLAVFLGIFVGSYPTNPLHLTQGAVTIIREIRLPRTLMGISAGIALSLGGMTLQAVFRNPLVDTYILGVSSGVALGAAIAVAFLPSAGVAPLALIFGLLAVFLAYWMARINGRVSTVSLILAGIIVTALFSALLSLLELLLPSESLSALVVWLMGSLSSATWKTVAYSLPGVVLLAFFLFLLRWNLNAMSLGDEAELLGLNVHLWRGLFVFISALMTTLVVSFTGIIGWVGLIVPHIARMLVGPEHSRLIPATISIGITVMVLADVVVRLLPGNVPVGIITTLVGVPFFGYLLRKTGGGWS
- a CDS encoding flavodoxin domain-containing protein, whose protein sequence is MRILIVYTTRYGTTEKAVGLAKKLFEERNHDVEVAHVEENPSAVNYDLVVLAAPVYRDGPHWDLMEWVEKHREELEDVPKAFFLVAMHLAGSVFMGKLHGGIAYAQPLIEAFEIPPFYGTLIGGEVNPDKLSEEDRKKMVRFYAVLGEKLEKKSLFNEKDIEAFVRRVLLYYDWFGKHFKRGEVEKAKNFDFMEKVRELERAMG
- a CDS encoding ABC transporter ATP-binding protein; amino-acid sequence: MKGLWAEEVSYSYGDFGIEGVSLKVNPGELVALIGPNGAGKSTLLKLIYGTLRPHEGRVLVDGRDVHRLSPRERAKLIGFVPQTHVPTFPFRVLDFLLLGATPELGTFSAPGK